From the genome of Turicibacter faecis, one region includes:
- a CDS encoding Crp/Fnr family transcriptional regulator: MSCTCGVGQSCTYKVPIFQAFNCEETKALLKVIKRKTYQKGEMVFREGEPADTLWIVNEGKLKIFNYTKDGKEQILHLLGEGDFWGELQLFQDTTFNCYAKAIEDCRFCLITKQHFQQLMLKKPEMSLKVLEVLSQRLIHLEQLTLMLSNQDPESKLAYLLLELAKKEGVQVGSKMVIRLPFTREEVANYTGLTRETVSRKLHQLSEKGIINIIGHRKIEILDVAYLKDLL, translated from the coding sequence ATGAGTTGTACATGTGGCGTGGGCCAATCTTGCACGTATAAGGTGCCTATTTTCCAAGCGTTTAATTGTGAAGAAACGAAGGCGTTGTTAAAGGTGATTAAACGCAAAACCTATCAAAAAGGAGAGATGGTATTTCGTGAGGGTGAACCTGCCGATACGCTTTGGATTGTAAACGAAGGGAAACTCAAAATTTTTAATTATACGAAAGATGGAAAAGAACAAATTCTTCATTTGTTGGGTGAGGGTGATTTTTGGGGCGAACTCCAATTGTTTCAAGACACGACGTTTAATTGTTATGCCAAAGCGATTGAAGATTGCCGATTCTGTTTGATTACGAAACAGCATTTTCAACAGTTAATGCTTAAAAAACCAGAAATGAGTTTAAAAGTGTTAGAAGTCCTTAGCCAACGCTTGATTCATTTAGAGCAGTTAACACTTATGTTATCGAACCAAGACCCCGAGAGTAAGTTGGCCTATTTACTCTTAGAGTTAGCCAAGAAAGAGGGCGTCCAAGTTGGATCTAAAATGGTGATTCGTTTACCCTTTACACGTGAAGAAGTGGCAAATTATACAGGGCTCACACGGGAAACCGTGAGTCGAAAGTTACACCAGTTGAGTGAAAAAGGAATCATCAACATCATCGGTCATAGGAAAATAGAAATCCTAGACGTCGCGTATTTGAAGGATCTGCTCTAG
- the hcp gene encoding hydroxylamine reductase, which produces MTMFCNQCQEAAKGVGCTVFGVCGKSPELTALMDTFIYSLIGLSCLALEVKEEKELVREVDLFVTEGLFATITNANFDEEEFVTRIKESIRLRNQLKERLIHTNLPILTHDIVNFEVDHKQSMIKKALSVAIHSTTENEDIRSLRELILFGLKGLAAYTSHAEKLGFTDDELFNNLHRFMATLIQPDLDVSAYTTLALELGNVGVLAMSLLDQANTSSFRHPELTKVNIGVQNRPGILITGHDLHDLKQLLEQTQDTGVDVYTHSEMLPAHYYPELKKYPHLVGNYGNAWHEQTKEFETFNGPIVFTTNCLVPPRQGCTYTERVYTTGNTGHPDFKVIKTLADGTKDFSCVIEHALTCAAPTPLETGEIIGGFAHHQVLSLADSVVGAIKEGAIKNFVVMAGCDGRHKERTYYTDFAKELPQDSVILTAGCAKYKYNKLNLGDINGIPRLLDAGQCNDSYSLVVIALKLKEALGLEDINDLPIAYNIAWYEQKAVIVLLALLALGVKNIHLGPTLPAFLSPNVLQVLVENFAIGGISTVEEDLNEFLKA; this is translated from the coding sequence ATGACTATGTTTTGTAATCAATGTCAAGAAGCAGCAAAAGGAGTAGGCTGTACCGTATTTGGGGTTTGCGGAAAATCACCCGAACTGACCGCCTTAATGGATACTTTTATTTACTCCCTTATTGGATTATCTTGTTTAGCGCTTGAGGTGAAAGAAGAGAAAGAACTCGTCCGCGAGGTCGATTTATTTGTCACAGAAGGATTGTTCGCTACCATCACGAACGCCAATTTTGATGAAGAAGAATTCGTCACACGTATTAAAGAAAGCATCCGCTTAAGAAACCAATTAAAAGAACGCCTAATCCACACTAATCTTCCTATTTTAACACACGATATCGTCAACTTTGAGGTCGACCATAAACAAAGTATGATTAAAAAAGCCTTATCGGTTGCGATTCATTCCACAACAGAAAATGAAGACATCCGTTCCCTACGCGAACTGATTTTATTCGGACTTAAAGGGCTGGCTGCCTATACGTCGCATGCCGAAAAATTAGGATTTACTGACGATGAACTATTTAATAACCTGCATCGTTTCATGGCTACCTTAATCCAGCCCGACCTAGATGTTAGCGCCTATACAACGCTTGCCCTTGAATTAGGAAATGTTGGGGTTTTAGCGATGTCACTTCTTGACCAAGCGAATACCTCATCATTTCGGCACCCGGAATTAACAAAGGTGAATATCGGCGTTCAAAACCGCCCCGGAATCTTAATCACTGGACACGATCTTCACGACCTCAAACAACTATTAGAACAGACGCAAGATACCGGGGTTGACGTCTATACACATAGCGAGATGCTACCTGCCCATTACTATCCTGAACTAAAAAAATATCCACATCTCGTTGGAAACTACGGAAACGCTTGGCACGAACAAACAAAAGAATTCGAAACCTTCAATGGGCCGATTGTCTTTACAACTAACTGTTTAGTTCCCCCACGTCAAGGATGCACCTATACTGAGCGCGTCTATACAACTGGAAATACGGGGCACCCTGACTTCAAGGTGATCAAAACACTCGCTGATGGGACAAAAGATTTCAGTTGCGTGATTGAACACGCCTTAACGTGCGCCGCTCCGACACCGCTTGAAACAGGAGAAATCATCGGAGGATTTGCCCACCATCAAGTGTTGAGCCTTGCCGATTCGGTCGTAGGTGCCATCAAAGAGGGGGCGATTAAGAACTTCGTCGTCATGGCCGGGTGTGATGGTCGCCATAAAGAGCGTACCTACTATACTGATTTCGCCAAAGAATTACCCCAAGATTCCGTCATTCTAACAGCCGGATGCGCCAAATACAAATACAATAAATTAAATCTGGGCGACATTAACGGCATTCCACGCCTATTAGATGCCGGACAATGTAACGACTCTTATTCATTAGTCGTCATCGCCTTGAAATTAAAAGAAGCCTTAGGGCTTGAAGACATTAATGATTTACCTATCGCCTATAACATTGCCTGGTATGAGCAAAAAGCGGTCATCGTTTTACTAGCCCTACTAGCCCTCGGTGTGAAAAACATTCACCTAGGCCCAACCTTACCCGCCTTCTTATCCCCTAATGTCCTCCAAGTCTTAGTTGAAAACTTTGCCATCGGTGGCATTTCAACCGTTGAAGAAGATTTAAACGAGTTCTTAAAAGCTTAA
- a CDS encoding DUF3885 domain-containing protein codes for MRQWINFYYYLPLERYEAHVLTVELGKEAMTDAQELFDVYQRALGIFECVFSMDDEVMLVINTYPCDGINPRPRSIKPYLKNERLHRTLNAFMEKGPHEEDIMHYYLTCRWGELKNKKLILHLCQHDLVKGVKPMNDYYFIQLEKKRCVRMQDDRFIDLIFKDETDKTRMIERLLAKNLL; via the coding sequence GTGCGACAATGGATTAATTTTTATTATTATCTCCCGTTAGAACGTTATGAAGCCCACGTTTTAACGGTTGAACTTGGCAAGGAAGCGATGACGGATGCTCAGGAGTTGTTCGACGTTTATCAACGCGCGCTCGGTATTTTTGAATGTGTCTTTTCAATGGATGATGAGGTAATGCTTGTCATCAATACTTATCCGTGTGATGGCATTAATCCGCGCCCTCGCTCGATTAAACCGTATCTAAAGAATGAACGACTCCATCGCACGTTGAATGCCTTCATGGAGAAGGGACCACACGAAGAAGACATCATGCATTATTATTTAACGTGTCGATGGGGTGAACTAAAGAATAAAAAACTCATTTTACATTTGTGTCAACATGACCTCGTCAAAGGAGTCAAACCGATGAATGACTACTATTTCATCCAGTTAGAAAAAAAACGTTGTGTTCGGATGCAAGATGACCGGTTTATCGATTTGATTTTTAAGGATGAAACCGATAAAACACGGATGATCGAGCGTCTTTTAGCAAAAAACCTTCTTTAA
- a CDS encoding helix-turn-helix domain-containing protein, whose translation MHLGEEIRVKREAMGLSLEELAHQLGVPSWKVANWEVNQEYPSEGQLRNLTAILGKLEEDVAHPSPTLDWSFIYMLLYLFVCVTVLIWIVFWW comes from the coding sequence ATGCATTTAGGGGAAGAAATTCGAGTGAAACGTGAGGCGATGGGCCTCTCGTTAGAAGAGCTCGCCCATCAATTAGGCGTACCCTCTTGGAAAGTGGCAAACTGGGAGGTCAATCAGGAGTATCCAAGCGAGGGACAATTAAGAAATTTAACGGCTATTTTAGGAAAATTAGAGGAAGACGTTGCTCACCCATCACCTACTTTGGATTGGAGCTTCATTTATATGCTGCTTTACTTATTTGTCTGCGTTACTGTGTTAATATGGATCGTTTTTTGGTGGTAG
- a CDS encoding nucleoside triphosphate pyrophosphohydrolase, producing MLTYDKLVRDLIPDIIQASGKTAEIEVVSDEVAFDYLVKKLDEEVAEFKTDQNLEELADVLEVLFALAQKLGYEEQDLLAKRLEKKNARGGFEKNIVLKSTK from the coding sequence ATGTTAACTTATGATAAATTAGTTCGTGATCTTATTCCAGACATTATTCAGGCCTCAGGAAAAACGGCGGAAATTGAAGTCGTTAGTGATGAAGTGGCATTTGACTATTTAGTTAAAAAATTAGACGAGGAAGTTGCCGAATTTAAGACGGATCAAAACCTTGAAGAATTGGCAGATGTTTTAGAAGTTTTATTTGCCCTTGCCCAAAAACTAGGTTATGAGGAACAAGACCTTTTAGCCAAACGTTTAGAGAAGAAAAACGCCCGAGGCGGCTTTGAAAAAAATATCGTCCTAAAATCAACCAAGTAA
- a CDS encoding DEAD/DEAH box helicase family protein: MRQLRSITGYDDYLYDHFKESFKKAKKIDIIVSFLMESGVKLLEKQFLEIRHQQIPIRILTGNYLNITQPSALYRLKEIFGDVADIRFFNEPRRSFHAKAYFFYYDEGADMYIGSSNLSKSALTEGVEWNFKLDQDTHPQEFAEYARVFEDLFYNYSIVVTDAELDFYSKNWKKNKIYQTPTFLQQKLTEDIEEEKETYVVDLYQPRGAQIEALYHLKKTRDEGFDKGVVVAATGIGKTYLAAFDSRDYQRILFIAHREEILRQAYRSFGNVRPLSERGFFMGGMKETHKDIIFASVQSLGKEENLHLFDPHYFDYIVIDEFHHAVASNYQRILQYFKPRFLLGITATPDRLDSKDVLAICDYNVVYEAPLKKAINHGWLVPFRYYAIYDETINYDQLTYRNGRYQTEELEDALNIHQRAELVFNHYKKYRSVRALGFCVSKRHADFMSEYFNEQGILACAVYSGDGGAQTLPREEALTKLSKGEIQVIFSVDMFNEGLDIAALDMVLMLRPTESPTIFMQQLGRGLRLSKDKQYLNVLDFIGNYKKANLIPYLITGTTKKEFKRASEVIREETLLPEGCFIDFDFQLIDLFEKMEKSTQKIEDLVVEEYERVKDELGHRPTRVEFFTLMNEGIYHLVKSKAKLNPFKNYLAFLQRQHDLSPEEEVWLSTPAGAFLTMIEKTSLSKTYKLPTFLAFIQNGVLQLKIDDDDLYRAFLDFYSKGSNGVDLLRDKGTANFKEWGKKEYVKLARKNPVHFLCQSESDFFSKDDQQVYLHSDLKPYQDNPLFIAHVKDAIDLRTQEFYKTRLEKLKG, translated from the coding sequence ATGAGGCAACTTCGCAGTATTACAGGTTATGATGATTATTTATATGACCATTTTAAAGAAAGCTTCAAAAAAGCAAAAAAGATTGATATTATTGTTTCTTTTTTGATGGAATCAGGTGTTAAACTTTTAGAAAAACAATTTTTAGAGATTCGTCATCAACAAATTCCTATCCGTATTTTAACAGGAAACTATTTAAATATTACACAACCCTCTGCCTTGTATCGCTTGAAAGAAATTTTTGGTGATGTTGCGGATATCCGTTTTTTTAATGAACCTCGGCGCAGTTTTCATGCCAAGGCCTATTTCTTCTACTACGATGAAGGGGCCGATATGTATATTGGATCATCTAATTTATCCAAATCGGCACTCACTGAAGGGGTGGAATGGAATTTTAAACTTGACCAAGACACGCACCCTCAGGAATTTGCCGAATATGCACGGGTTTTTGAAGATCTATTTTATAATTATTCGATTGTGGTGACGGATGCGGAGTTAGATTTTTATTCTAAAAATTGGAAAAAGAATAAGATTTATCAGACTCCGACCTTTTTGCAACAAAAATTGACGGAAGATATTGAGGAGGAAAAGGAAACCTATGTGGTTGATTTGTATCAACCCCGAGGGGCCCAAATCGAGGCACTTTATCATTTGAAGAAAACACGGGATGAAGGATTTGATAAAGGCGTCGTGGTTGCGGCGACGGGAATTGGTAAAACGTATTTAGCTGCATTTGATTCGCGAGACTACCAACGAATCTTATTTATTGCGCATCGTGAGGAAATTTTAAGACAAGCGTACCGCAGTTTTGGAAATGTTCGCCCGCTAAGTGAACGTGGATTTTTTATGGGAGGCATGAAAGAAACGCACAAGGATATTATCTTTGCCTCGGTTCAAAGTTTAGGAAAGGAAGAAAATTTACATTTATTTGATCCTCATTACTTTGATTATATTGTGATCGATGAGTTTCATCATGCAGTCGCGTCTAATTATCAGCGGATTTTGCAATATTTTAAACCGAGATTTTTACTAGGGATTACGGCTACACCTGACCGGCTTGACAGTAAGGACGTCTTGGCTATTTGCGATTATAATGTGGTGTATGAGGCTCCGTTAAAAAAGGCCATTAATCATGGGTGGTTAGTGCCATTTCGCTATTATGCGATTTATGATGAAACGATTAACTATGATCAATTAACGTATCGTAATGGGCGTTATCAAACTGAGGAACTCGAAGATGCTTTAAATATTCACCAACGTGCAGAGTTAGTATTTAATCATTATAAAAAGTACCGTTCGGTTCGGGCACTTGGATTCTGTGTGAGTAAACGGCATGCGGATTTTATGAGTGAGTATTTTAATGAACAGGGGATTTTAGCTTGTGCCGTTTATAGTGGTGATGGAGGGGCGCAGACACTTCCACGAGAAGAGGCCCTTACCAAACTTTCAAAGGGTGAGATTCAGGTGATTTTCTCAGTGGATATGTTTAACGAAGGACTCGATATTGCCGCACTGGATATGGTACTTATGCTACGACCTACTGAATCGCCAACGATTTTCATGCAACAACTCGGTCGTGGACTCCGCTTGTCGAAGGATAAACAGTATTTAAATGTGCTCGATTTTATTGGAAATTATAAAAAAGCCAATCTCATTCCGTATTTAATTACTGGGACGACTAAAAAAGAGTTTAAACGGGCAAGTGAAGTTATTCGTGAGGAGACGCTGTTACCAGAAGGGTGCTTTATCGACTTCGATTTTCAATTAATTGATTTGTTTGAAAAAATGGAGAAATCAACTCAAAAAATTGAGGATTTAGTGGTAGAAGAATATGAACGGGTAAAGGATGAACTCGGACATCGTCCGACTCGTGTTGAGTTTTTTACACTGATGAATGAGGGCATTTACCATCTCGTTAAAAGTAAAGCAAAATTAAATCCATTTAAAAATTATCTAGCGTTTTTACAACGACAACACGATTTATCACCAGAGGAAGAGGTGTGGTTATCAACCCCGGCCGGGGCTTTCTTAACCATGATTGAAAAAACATCCCTTTCAAAAACATATAAGCTACCGACCTTTTTAGCGTTTATCCAAAATGGGGTCCTTCAATTAAAAATTGATGACGATGATTTATACCGAGCCTTTTTGGACTTTTATTCAAAAGGATCAAATGGGGTAGATTTGCTAAGAGATAAGGGAACAGCCAATTTTAAAGAATGGGGCAAAAAGGAATACGTTAAACTCGCCCGAAAAAATCCCGTTCACTTTTTATGCCAAAGTGAATCTGACTTCTTTAGCAAAGACGATCAACAGGTCTACCTTCATTCGGACTTAAAACCTTATCAAGATAACCCTTTATTTATCGCTCATGTAAAAGACGCGATTGACCTAAGAACTCAAGAATTTTACAAAACAAGACTTGAAAAACTGAAGGGATAA
- a CDS encoding SIR2 family protein: MDNHLNEEKKYEIKYSKTEYNQMIEVISEAESSNNLVFFIGAGVSISQGYPNWNEYVDKLIKYWTFHLEDLIDEEITTEKEVQRQDMLVLDQLLENRMDKKRKVDLVHHMIRKYTKISGDKVGSTKRFNENVLNFERFYFKDLPVCIEKNEILFHLLNLNATYITTNYDLEIENHFQKYAKKDIEILKDLSEVSSNLKANSVIHLHGSPDGNPDYFISSASSYTNLYYPNDENREVLRNFKQIIQDKSDPKIIFIGCSMEEDEVLSILRLAHDVEKDQRKEMQYYALLKYDNHLNPQIKEPHHSHFEDYMQTVKGVTVVWYGDEFSDLPKFCERLVTDVSLKREDNISNPESDWRILNGE, encoded by the coding sequence ATGGACAATCATTTAAACGAAGAAAAAAAATATGAGATTAAGTATTCAAAAACAGAGTACAACCAAATGATAGAGGTTATATCAGAAGCCGAAAGTAGTAATAATCTAGTATTTTTTATAGGAGCCGGGGTCTCTATTTCTCAAGGATATCCTAATTGGAATGAGTATGTTGATAAATTAATTAAATATTGGACCTTTCATCTTGAGGATTTAATTGACGAGGAGATTACAACAGAAAAAGAGGTCCAAAGGCAAGATATGTTAGTATTGGATCAATTATTAGAAAATAGGATGGATAAAAAAAGAAAAGTAGATTTAGTTCACCATATGATTAGGAAATATACCAAAATTAGTGGAGATAAAGTTGGATCTACGAAACGGTTTAATGAAAATGTATTGAATTTTGAAAGGTTTTATTTTAAAGACTTGCCAGTTTGTATTGAAAAAAATGAAATATTATTCCATTTGCTAAATTTAAACGCAACCTATATCACAACCAATTATGATTTAGAGATAGAAAATCATTTTCAAAAATATGCAAAAAAGGATATTGAGATTCTCAAAGATCTAAGTGAGGTTTCTTCTAATCTTAAGGCCAATAGCGTGATTCACTTACATGGGAGCCCTGATGGAAATCCTGATTATTTTATCAGTTCGGCTAGTTCGTATACTAATTTGTATTATCCTAATGATGAAAATAGGGAAGTTTTACGAAATTTTAAACAAATTATTCAAGATAAAAGCGACCCCAAAATTATTTTTATTGGTTGTAGTATGGAGGAAGATGAAGTTTTATCTATTCTACGATTAGCTCACGATGTAGAAAAAGACCAAAGAAAAGAAATGCAATATTATGCACTTTTGAAATATGATAATCACCTTAACCCGCAAATAAAGGAACCTCATCATAGTCATTTTGAGGATTATATGCAAACTGTAAAAGGTGTAACTGTTGTTTGGTACGGAGATGAGTTTAGTGATTTGCCAAAATTCTGTGAAAGACTGGTTACAGATGTGTCTTTAAAAAGGGAGGACAATATATCTAACCCTGAAAGCGATTGGAGGATTTTAAATGGGGAATAG
- a CDS encoding IS66 family transposase, producing the protein MSEESFFEIPGNNGKAKKAVEYCDQIFRFEKTIKDLSPEQRQKQRQLIIKPVIEEFFKWLESFYVMKGKLQTAVMYALNQKVELLRFLDDGNLEASNNLAEQAIRPIAIGRKNYLFSTSMKGATANAMAYTIMETAKANSLNPSKYLTYLFEKLPNTDFIRNPGVLVDFLPWAKTVQEICQ; encoded by the coding sequence ATGTCAGAAGAAAGTTTTTTTGAGATACCTGGGAATAACGGTAAGGCAAAAAAGGCAGTCGAATACTGCGATCAAATCTTTCGTTTTGAAAAGACGATTAAAGATTTATCTCCTGAGCAACGTCAAAAACAGCGCCAACTAATCATCAAACCAGTCATCGAAGAATTTTTCAAGTGGCTCGAATCCTTCTATGTGATGAAAGGAAAACTTCAAACAGCGGTGATGTATGCCCTCAATCAAAAGGTAGAGCTTTTGCGCTTTTTAGATGATGGAAATCTTGAAGCCTCGAATAATCTAGCTGAACAAGCGATTCGCCCCATCGCGATTGGTCGTAAAAACTACCTTTTTTCAACCAGTATGAAGGGTGCGACTGCTAATGCGATGGCATACACAATCATGGAGACAGCCAAGGCAAACAGTCTAAATCCATCCAAATATCTCACTTATCTTTTTGAAAAACTACCTAATACGGATTTCATACGAAATCCAGGCGTATTGGTGGACTTTTTGCCATGGGCAAAAACAGTCCAAGAGATTTGTCAGTAA
- the tnpC gene encoding IS66 family transposase produces MTYRRKKQKGRKAELIKDLPIEEIHCQLHGENCLCTNCGNEMKQIGKKIIRNEVCFVPARLYKKRYISYAYACDCHDASIEAKPIRCAETPKAPIQRSFAGASVLAEVFHQKYVLSIPCYRQVSEWARYGLSVSDKTLSNWIITTSYDWLLPIYERLRDELVQQTVLHADETPYQILNRADGKPATSQSRIWLFRTIKNAQHPVAYYHADLTRERAVATTILEGFKGYLHCDGYSGYKNIPNVKLVGCWAHVRRKFF; encoded by the coding sequence ATAACCTATCGACGTAAAAAACAAAAGGGAAGGAAGGCAGAATTAATCAAGGACTTACCGATTGAGGAAATCCATTGTCAATTACATGGAGAAAACTGCTTATGTACAAATTGTGGAAACGAAATGAAACAGATAGGAAAAAAGATCATTCGTAACGAAGTTTGTTTCGTTCCAGCCCGATTATATAAAAAGCGATACATTAGCTACGCGTATGCATGTGATTGTCATGATGCATCGATCGAAGCTAAACCGATTCGTTGTGCCGAAACTCCAAAAGCTCCGATTCAAAGAAGCTTTGCCGGAGCGAGTGTGTTAGCTGAAGTTTTTCATCAAAAATACGTCTTAAGTATTCCTTGTTATCGACAAGTATCAGAATGGGCACGCTATGGATTAAGTGTGAGTGATAAGACGCTCTCAAATTGGATAATCACTACCTCTTATGATTGGTTACTTCCGATTTATGAGCGATTGAGAGATGAATTGGTTCAACAGACCGTTTTACACGCAGATGAAACACCGTATCAAATTTTAAATCGAGCGGATGGAAAACCTGCCACCTCTCAATCAAGGATTTGGTTATTTAGAACCATCAAAAATGCCCAACATCCTGTAGCTTATTACCACGCTGATCTAACACGTGAACGCGCGGTGGCAACCACTATCTTAGAAGGATTTAAAGGTTATCTTCACTGTGATGGGTACTCTGGCTATAAAAATATTCCCAACGTGAAATTAGTTGGATGTTGGGCTCATGTCAGAAGAAAGTTTTTTTGA
- the tnpB gene encoding IS66 family insertion sequence element accessory protein TnpB (TnpB, as the term is used for proteins encoded by IS66 family insertion elements, is considered an accessory protein, since TnpC, encoded by a neighboring gene, is a DDE family transposase.), whose protein sequence is MLVNFTEVSNIFIVCGHTDMRCGIDGLASVVSDKYNLDLFNDAIFLFCGRKKDRYKALYWDRDGFMLLYKRIENGNLQWPKDQDEVKKLTVQELRWLLEGLSIQQPKAIKPAKTGCLY, encoded by the coding sequence ATGCTCGTTAATTTTACGGAAGTTTCAAATATTTTTATCGTCTGTGGTCACACCGATATGCGCTGTGGAATTGACGGTTTAGCCAGTGTCGTCTCGGATAAATACAACTTAGATTTATTTAATGATGCCATCTTCTTGTTTTGTGGAAGAAAAAAGGATCGATATAAAGCTTTGTACTGGGATCGTGATGGATTTATGTTATTGTACAAACGAATTGAAAATGGAAATTTACAATGGCCTAAAGATCAAGATGAAGTTAAGAAATTAACGGTCCAAGAACTCCGTTGGTTATTAGAAGGTCTCTCTATCCAACAACCAAAAGCCATTAAACCTGCTAAAACAGGATGTTTATACTAA
- a CDS encoding MerR family transcriptional regulator has translation MKNNLLTIGELAKRTGCSIKALRYYDSIGLLPPTYIDPDSHYRYYTVEQARMVELIQICINLSIPLKEVKELILTKDQTLNYKQLIEYGKQMTEEKIAALQENLNVLNNLQQEIDRINSYRDDESKVFTFNETYYYTLPLEEEEMNDHFYKRLETMFNECFHQNLSIKPDYSVIIQQNNEHVKKFVACEIYQHDSTLPNLIKVNKGPFLCKKTDCFQFKEICKLFSEIEADTKTIIISPGYNYSLSSPYFEVKCTL, from the coding sequence ATGAAAAATAACTTATTAACCATTGGAGAATTAGCAAAAAGAACAGGATGTAGCATAAAGGCACTTCGATACTACGATTCAATCGGACTGCTCCCTCCTACCTACATTGATCCAGATAGCCATTACCGCTACTACACCGTTGAACAAGCACGAATGGTCGAGCTCATCCAAATCTGTATTAACTTATCTATTCCCTTAAAAGAAGTCAAAGAATTAATCCTAACAAAAGATCAGACACTTAATTACAAACAATTAATCGAATATGGCAAACAAATGACAGAAGAAAAAATAGCCGCCCTCCAAGAAAACCTAAACGTGTTAAATAATTTACAACAAGAGATCGACCGCATTAATAGTTATCGTGACGATGAATCCAAAGTGTTCACCTTTAACGAAACCTACTATTATACACTCCCGTTAGAGGAAGAAGAAATGAATGATCACTTCTATAAACGCCTTGAGACCATGTTTAACGAATGCTTTCATCAAAACTTATCCATTAAACCCGACTACAGCGTCATTATCCAGCAAAACAACGAGCACGTGAAAAAATTTGTTGCCTGTGAAATCTATCAACACGATTCCACCCTTCCAAACCTTATCAAAGTGAACAAAGGCCCTTTCCTTTGTAAAAAAACAGATTGCTTCCAGTTCAAAGAGATTTGTAAACTGTTTTCAGAGATTGAGGCCGACACCAAGACGATTATAATTAGTCCAGGGTATAACTATAGCCTCTCAAGCCCCTATTTCGAAGTCAAATGTACCCTCTAA